The Prinia subflava isolate CZ2003 ecotype Zambia chromosome 2, Cam_Psub_1.2, whole genome shotgun sequence genomic sequence TCTCCAGCATAAACAACATAAAAATCACCCAACCTTAGGACAGTTTTGGTTGCACAGGACCTCTGAAGCTCCTCTGGTCCAACACCACGTTCAGCCTCAAGGCTGTGTTGTTAAAGAGTCAATCTCTGCCTTCTCCCTTTCCAGCACAGTAGCCCTTTGCTGGGCTTACTCTGTTAATGCCTTTCTTGTACTGGGGACTCTAAAACTGACCCAGCAGTCCCAACACCAATTCAGAATTGCTCAAAAGTGGGTTTAATCACAATTTTCAGTTTGTGCACTCTGCAGTGGCTAATCCAGTGCAGTTTGTCATTCGTCATGACTCCTGTGCAacttttcatagaatcatttacattggaaaagacctctcaGATCATCCCTGCCTATGGGAAGGTTGGAGGTAAATCACCTCTCTAAGGTCCCCTCCtatccaaaccattctgggatcaAATCCAGCCCCTGAAGTATTTTTGTAGAGCTGCTCCCTCGACAATTGGTGTCTCTCAATTGTTTGGTTTCAGACCTTTTCTGTCAAATCAGGACTCCAGCTTTTTGAGACTCATCTGAATGAAAGCCTTTTTATCCAGCACGTGGACTGCTCCCTGCAGTTTGGTGTCAACCCCAAACTTGCTGACCCTGTGTTCCTCTCCACATCATTACAAACCATCAAACCACCCCACTGCCATTTCACCTGGCCAaccaaggggctgctttcccaGGGTGGAAAAGCAAAGGCCTGTTCTGAAGGCACAGCATGAGGACTCAGGGAGGAGCTGAGTGACTGTGAAGAGGGGAGATCTgaatttaaatagaaaaacagCAACATTTGATATAAAAGCAGACAATGACAGCTGCTCAGGTCAGTAATTACTGGAGATTGAACGTGGACAGAAGCAGTCAGTGCACATGCAAAAGCCCTTCTGATCTGGCATTGTTCCCATTCATCCCATCTCACCTCATGTACTCAGAAATGCCAAAACAGATATGTGGTTTAATGTTAATGCACATGGTAATCTTTTAATCTTTATCCAAAAttgattaaaaatgtaaattacagAAACATCCTTCTCTCCTTTGGCTTTTACACTGCAGGACTGATGTAAAGAAGCTGCAGCATGAACAGGAATTTGGCCCAAGGCTTTTCAAACTCCCATGGAAAAACCAATGGGCAAGATTCCATCTTGGTTATAACAATGTCAGTCTGAAGtcattaaataataataataataacaatattattaataataagcAACTCAGCAGCCCTCTGAGTTTATTTGCATTGCTGGAGATTAGGATCAAATGTTACTAAAAGTGGATGTGTCAATCATTAGCAGAGAGTGTTTTACCTGGCGTCCCCATCGACTGCAAATTTCACATTTAAGATGTAGTACATTCAAAAATcatttcagaatatttcatCTCTTCCAGTACAAGAATtaagaggaaattaaaatggAACACAAGAAAACAACCTCTTTTTTGGATGAATTTGTGCTTGAAAAATAAGGTGTTCTATCTGGTAACTACGTGAATTTTGTAACACCTGTGACGTTGAATCACCTTGTCCTATCAGGAAACAGGAGAGCTATAAATTACCCTCCAGTGAAGAATTCCAGCCAATTCCACAACTACCtgaagaagaacaaaagaaactTCTGATCTTCCTGGAAACAGAAGGTAGGATTTTGTCTTGATTCGTTGCCTCAAAGTGTTGTGATCTCTTTCATGTAATAAAATGCAACCTATCATCAGAAGACTTCTTGGAAAATTTAGGACAGTCACAGAAGAGGATCTTATTCAGTGAAAAATAAGGATTATATAGGCATCAGTGTAACACAAGCTAAAACAAAAAAGGTAGATGTACAAGGTAGAACAAtcaaaaatacaagaaaagaCACTTGTATCAGGAAAACAGCGTCTCAGTAAATTATATGTATGTAGAGAAAGGGACAGAGAGATAGTAAAACACATTGAATGGGATATATATCAGCTCAGTAAGTTCTATTGGTTCGTGTTTCTATCACCACCTATTTCAGAGTGGGGAAATTATCACCTTGTTTAATTGACTCCTCTAATGCAAAGTGTCTGCTAAGTAGCCTTTGTGCAATAATGCTGTACAAGTGCAATTACAGAAACTttcaggtcttttcaggtctgtTCAGTCTCTGCTCAGAAACTATTTCAGGCCTTTTTCAAGGATGATAAAAAttaattgggatttttttggtaatGGTTATTCaattaaatgaataatttaggatagaccttttaattttttattttagaaggaGAGACGTGAAAAACATATTCACATGAGTTTGCCAAACTCATACAAACTAGGGATGCTAAAGCACCATCTTTCAGTGGCAGATCCCAGTATACAGATGGATTTGCAGGAAAGTCAGTAAGACTTGGCACATGTCCTGATTTATGTTTGATTgagggggaacaggggagggggagagagagactGATTTTAGGACCAGTGCCTAGAAATTAATGCAGAGCAATTAAATTTACATCTCATAAACTGTAAGCATTTGGTTGAAATCAGTGGGATTGCCAAAAGTATGTTAATATCTTGGAGTGGGAAACCCACTGGGTCTTAAAAAGCATTCCAATGGCATTTTGAAACTTGTATCATGTATTAAATTACCAATTATATTTAATTGTAAGTTAATTCATAGAAAATATTACAGTGAATGAATACTTTGCCCATGTCTCTTAGTTAACTTCTTCAGCTTGGTTTGCAAATAGAAAGCTTTGCAATTTCAGTGAAgagttttcctttaaaatgttctttaagTGCAAAAAGCGTTGTTTTCTATTTGCATCTCATCATACTTTGCACTCAAAAGACATATTTTTGCTGGTAACTTGAGTACAGCTAAAAATAATCCCCATTCTATTTACTGTCTAGCTAGAAATTAAGtgaaaagcatattttttcattctattGGGAGTATAACCTTTTGTTGCTAAACACCTGAGTCAGATGAAGTGCAAAATTTTGTAATGACTCTGAGAATTCTCATTAGAGATGttaataagaaaaaattctgtgattctaaagcACTTCAAGGAGGCACGGGTGATGTCAAAATTAAAGGTAAGAGACATAAAGCAATACGAAGAACAGGAGATCAATTACTTATTCTGTTAAGTATCCatctgttttccactggatcaACTAGATCTTCCCTCAAATACAAGTTCTTGGAACAATCCATCCCATTTTGAAGGCTGTGAGGGTTTAATTGGACAGATGTGACCAGTCTTTCCAGTTTTTTGCCCTCTGAGCTGCCCATAGTCACAGTCCATGGGTTTTGTTATtcagcagagatgaagcagcCTCCCTGCCTAAGGCTGTGGGTCACCCCCAGTGAGAGGCAAGAGGCTGAGGAGGAACTGGGGCCTTGCTGTAACACCTGGAAAAGAACAGTTTTTCTTAACCATGTGTTCTCCACAAACACCAGTGTTCTCCAGAGCACCCCGTGTTTTATATGAACTGGTTGCCTCGAGGCAAAGGGGCTTTGCTGAATATGAAAGGATCAGCAAACCCTACTGGCCTCTCCCcaagaataatttaaaactaaaattagCAGCCcctcaaaaccaaacaagctAATAATGTTACCTCTGTGGTAACATCCATATAAACTCCCTCGGAGTGGGAGGCTGGGAAAATTGCCAGAACAAGTAAATTCCACTCTGGTCACCTGCTTGCCTGCTGGAGGTAGGTGGGCAGAAACAAGGTGAATGCAACTGGTGTGACTGATTGCAGATACCTGAACTTTGCAGTGACCTCCTGGGTCACTggaatgctgctctgagcctccCAGGCAAGTGGGGTCTTGAAGtccaggggctgggggatgcTTCTTCAATTAGAATCAGATATTTGTAGAATAACCTGAATTGGATGGGACCCACAAGGGTCATCAAAGTCCTACTTTTGGCCCCGAATAGGAAATATCAAGAATCATAATTCTAGAGAACATTCTAATTTCTGTTGTCATTTCTTATCACTTGTAATATAACCAAGACTTGTCTTAAAACagatataacaaaaaaaatcttcctgaaaCAGGTTTTTCCCAGTTGTGCTCCAGCTCACAAGCAAGCTTTCACAGTGCTGGTCATCAAGCTTTGAGCAGGCTGTGAATCCTGACTCCTACACCTGACAGTAGAGATCACATGGACTCAGTGGCTAATTCCCTTTCAACCAAAGCACTCCAGTCAGAGCAGGcaaaggggagcaggggaaTTTTCAGAGTCACCTAGACACAGGAACAAGCTAAGAGCagcctcccatcccatcccatcccatcccatcccatcccatcccatcccatcccatcccatcccatcccatcccatcccatcccatcccatcccatcccatcccatcccatcccacagtTAGAAAATGAGCAAGAGGTTtcctgcaggaagggcagcaAAAATACCTGGGGATGCCTGTGGGGATATTCCATCAGGGCTACAGCAGGAAATATGAGATGTAAAAAGCAGTTGATTCATAGAAATTTGGAAATGAAGAGGGGGAATTAATTCTATGATTTTAGTTCTAAAAATGGAtgaagagggaaggaaggaaggaaggaaggaaggaaggaaggaaggaaggaaggaaggaaggaaggaaggaaggaaggaaggaaggaaggaaggaaggaaggaaggaaggaaggaaggaaggaaggaaggaaggaaggaaggaaggaaggaaggaaggaaggaaggaaggaaggaaggaaggaaggaaggaaggaaggaaggaaggaaggaaggaaggaaggaaggaaggaaggaaggaaggaaggaaggaaggaaggaaggaaggaaggaaggaaggaaggaaggaaggaaggaaggaaggaaggaaggaaggaaggaaggaaggaaggaaggaaggaaggaaggaaggaaggaaggaaggaaggaaggaaggaaggaaggaaggaaggaaggaaggaaggaaggaaggaaggaaggaaggaaggaaggaaggaaggaaggaaggaaggaactcGAGCAAAAGCCAACAAACACACAAGAGAACGATGTATTTTGTATTCAGAGAAATTAAAgctctgtaaaaaataaattaattcttcaTTCTCACCTTTTCAGAGATGATTCTGCCAGTGGTGTTCCTGTGTctcacagctgtgctgcctccaTCCACTGGACAGGTAGAATACATATCTCTTATTTGTAAAATTTGGATCAGCCCTGAGGCACTTGTAGACCAACTGAACATGGTTTGTCTTATGTGCACCAAACATATGCAGAAAGAATCTGAGGAGGTATTTAGGATCTGGAAAGCATTTATCCTTGAGGCATTAGATATCTAGGACCTGGAAAACATTTATCCTTGAGGTCTGCATCATTTCAAAGTAGTTGTCTGGTTCCATCTTTGCATGAAAAAATCTGAAGATTCAGCATTACTTGTAATTTGTGTCAGAGATAACTGTATTTTCCAGAAGTTTGCATACACAAGTCCAATAATCTGGACCTCCTAAAGATCCAGGATTTTTCCCATTAATTCCACACAGGTTTACAGATATCATTTACCTgcctctcttcctttctcatCCTGCAGGTCCTGAGGTGTTGCCTCTCCCTTTGCTCACAGTCCCCTCCGCTCAGCCCTGATTTCCCTCAAACAGCTAAATTAACACCCTGGATGCACACACAGAGTGGTCCCTCCCAACTCAAACTTAGTCTGAAATCTGTAGTTTGCTACTTCTGCATCACAAACACTGAATGTGACTGATGGCTTGACTGCATTTCCCCCTAATTCTTCAATTTCTCCTCTCAATGCTGCAGTCTAGACTAGTTGAGAATGGATGTAAAGAGGAGGCTAAGCTCCTCACATGGCTATTCTTTAATTAGAGAACACATGAAAAGCATGAGAAATTTTATCAGTTATGAAGAAAATCTATGGCATGAGaggtaaaaacattttctgttcagTAGGATGTCCTGATGAAGTACAAGAGGCCTGAGAGGATCCTGTGATTAAACAAGAGATTTCTTCAATAGGGAAACATGGATAGGGATGTTTAAAACTAGACAGAAGAGAAACACATCATAAACACAATTCATACATGCAGATGATTCTTAGATCCTCTTTCCACGAAACCTCATGAAGGAAATGATAATATTGGTAAATAAGGCTGGTTCTGTTGCCCAAATATAAGAGTCTACAGACACAGAGGCATTCCAGAATATCTCAGTCCTCCACAGAGGGCTGGAAGATGCAATACAGGAATCAGTGTTATTACTGCTAAGCTCTGCACTGTGGAACCactgaaatgctgctcctcatggaaGCACCCCTGGAGACACTTAGGAGACAAAGCAGAACACAGTCCTTTCTCCCCCACAGGGATTATCTCCTTGATTGATAATAAAATTgtagtattttaatatttcctaCACAGGATGCAGGATTTGGTAACAttcaaataaaatagaaatacaacttttttacttttttttcaatttaggAAACTGAAGCTCTCCATGCTCTGtcaagcagcagagcagagcagcaaaagctgaTTGTTGACAGACATAATGCCCTCAGGAGAGGAGTAAAACCAACTGCCAGCAACATGATGAAGATGGTAAGTTTTGTGCTGTAAATCTATTTTTGATGAGAAGTGGACTCTATGAGAGATACAGGACTGGTGCAGGGtcacattattttatttagccACAAATTCCTTTTCCAGACCTTTCCTAGGGACTGAGCACATCCAGCACCAAGAGAAAGGATAAGGCTGGGcaggtggaagaaaaaaatggaaaatttggTGGTATATCAACAATAATATCTATTTTGAAGTAAAATTTAAAGAACAAGAAAGATCCTTGgcataattaatttctttctgatgcATCTTCATCAGGCTTCACAGTTTCTATTCCCTTGGTGCACGGTAACTCTGCTCCTACCTACCTCTCCCCTCAAAAAAAATGGGATGAAAAGGATTTTgcctttcacttttttcttaTCTAAATGTAATTTCTAAATGTTGCTCCTTTATGAAGGGTTATTCAAAGGTatatgacagatttttttttttttctttcgttaAGGAATGGtgtcctccagctgcagagaatGCCCAAAATTGGGCCAATAAATGTACTTTAAGGCACAGTCCTCCTAATCTGAGGAGAACAAGTAAGAGAAGCACGAGTGGAACTGAACAGCATCACCCATTATTGATGTGACCAGTTTGGGGGTTTGCTTATTGGGCGGGGATGAGATGCAATTTTAGTTccatattgatttttttttgtcatgtgaCAAAGGGAAATTCCTAGGTAGAGATCTGCTGAGTGAGAAAAATtcaatcccattcccatcccgGTTTTACATGAGTATATTGCATTTTCTATGGcagatgaaaaaattaaatcatagTGCTAAAGCAAATTCTCCTAAAACATCCATCAGGAAAAAGCAAATCTCGATATCTAGAGTAAATTAAGTGCAGAAACCAGTTTACATGTGCTGGTTTGAAACGTCTGGGAATAAAGGGGCAAAAGGCAGAGGGGGTAAATCTGGCTGCTCGTGCTAAGCATAGTTTCTCAGAGCAGACAGTTTTTAAATCCCCTGGAAAATTGCAACCTAAATCTGTCTTTGAGGTTCAGATTAACACTTCAGTCAGTCACTGGATATTGAATTTACAGCTGTGCCATGTTAACATCCCAGTGTGCTGTTGACTGACTTCTGCCCACACCATCTCTAAGACATGGACTGTCCTGTCAGTATTTTTGCCTAAAATCCAaatcctgggttttttttccttttgaggaCTAATGCAGTGGGGTTAGATCTGAATTAAAACAGTAAATAGGGGCAATATAGACACTTTCTTGTGTACTAGAAGTAAAATTTGGATTATTGGGCTTTTCCCAAGATTACTGGGCTGTGATTTGGATAACAATTATGTTGACAACTTACAAATAGCAAAATTACAGTCATGAACCTGCAATGCACCTGTGCAGGTGTCCCTGCAGTCATACAGAATATCTGCCAGCAACCAACCAGCAGCCAAACAGGCCGTGCTGCAAACTGGTCAAGTGACACTTTCAGTATTTACAAAGGGTGATGTCactcagctggaaaagaaacaacatCCTGCTGCCCCATTTAGAATGAGAATTTCTGTGGAAATCACCCCAccttttgctgctttgttttgttgtttgtttttttcctgcatgtaTTCCCTGTGCATTTCTCAGCACCATTCTCTTTTCAGATGTACTATGTGGTGAAAATCTCTTCATGTCCTCTGCCCCATTCTCATGGTCAGATGTTCTTCAGGCCTGGTACAATGAGGGGAAGAATTTTGAATATGGAACTGGGGCAAAAACAAAAGGTGCTATGTTTGGCCATTACACTCAGGTagatttattatatatatatttatatttcaggcTGAACAAATAAATGTTAGCTGAGCAAGTGTCACGCTCTCatctttaaaggaaataaatacaatGGAGACATGAGAGTTATTCTAACAAAACAAGATCAAAACATTCAAAGGAACAGAattagaatgaaaataaaaggtaaagtaataaaattagAATGAAAATAATAGTCTAAGTGTACATAGGAGTAAGGAGTAAAGACACTGGTATTTCAAGAGTTCAGGAAATAACAACTTATTTGTCTGTTTAACATCTGAAAATTGCCCAGACACTGGTAAACAGGATTATTAAAGTATGAGCAAGGAAATATAAATAGGTTTTTTGCAGTCAACAGAGTTCTTTTGACTCAGAGGAGCTGGACAATGGTTTATCCTAAACTTCTACAGTACCTGCACAAAACACAGCATACAAAATTTTGCATCATCATTCCTACATTAACAGTTT encodes the following:
- the LOC134547825 gene encoding LOW QUALITY PROTEIN: cysteine-rich venom protein TEL1-like (The sequence of the model RefSeq protein was modified relative to this genomic sequence to represent the inferred CDS: substituted 1 base at 1 genomic stop codon), which translates into the protein MGLGRCSIWXLREFCNTCDVESPCPIRKQESYKLPSSEEFQPIPQLPEEEQKKLLIFLETEEMILPVVFLCLTAVLPPSTGQETEALHALSSSRAEQQKLIVDRHNALRRGVKPTASNMMKMEWCPPAAENAQNWANKCTLRHSPPNLRRTNVLCGENLFMSSAPFSWSDVLQAWYNEGKNFEYGTGAKTKGAMFGHYTQMVWHNSYKIGCGLAFCSNTTYSYFYVCQYCPAGNIISSMKTPYKEGEPCGDCPNACEDGLCTNP